Genomic DNA from Marnyiella aurantia:
GTTCTGGACCATCACGGCAGGAAGATTACCCACGCCACCTGGGGACTGAATAAGGAAATACCCAAAGACCGGCCGGCCCTCGGAATTAACCTCACCGCCGAAAAAGCGAATACACTCTACAAAAACTATCTCAGTAACCGCTGTGTAATTCCCGTAAGTGGTTTTTATGACTGGATGCATGTAAGCAATCCCGGAAAAAAGACGCCCCTGAAGGTAAAGCACAGGATGTACTGGAAAGAGGCCGGCCATTTCTATCTGGCGGGTTTCTTTGACGTCTGGGACAATAACGAAATTGGATTTGGCGTAGTAACCACCCAGGCCAATGAACTGATGACGGCCATACACAACTCCAAACACAGG
This window encodes:
- a CDS encoding SOS response-associated peptidase family protein, encoding MCNRVDNFGISIEKISEELNAEEAEEKYYAAKEVNAFDRPALPVVLDHHGRKITHATWGLNKEIPKDRPALGINLTAEKANTLYKNYLSNRCVIPVSGFYDWMHVSNPGKKTPLKVKHRMYWKEAGHFYLAGFFDVWDNNEIGFGVVTTQANELMTAIHNSKHRMPICLNIEMANRFLNDEPIENFTYPAFDPILTADNLEPDKMPLTLF